One Triticum dicoccoides isolate Atlit2015 ecotype Zavitan chromosome 4B, WEW_v2.0, whole genome shotgun sequence genomic window carries:
- the LOC119291869 gene encoding hypersensitive-induced response protein 1 — protein sequence MGGVLGLIQIDQSTVAIKETFGKFDAILQPGCHCLPWCLGQQIAGYLSLRVQQLDVRCETKTKDNVFVNVVASVQYRALADKASDAFYRLSNTREQIQSYVFDVIRASVPKMNLDDVFEQKNEIARAVEDELEKAMSAYGYEIVQTLIVDIEPDEHVKRAMNEINAAARMRLAATEKAEAEKILQIKRAEGEAESKYLAGVGIARQRQAIVDGLRDSVLAFSENVPGTSSKDVMDMVLVTQYFDTMKDIGASSKSSAVFIPHGPGAVKDIASQIRDGQLQGRMV from the exons ATGGGTGGGGTACTTGGTTTGATACAGATTGATCAATCAACAGTAGCCATCAAGGAGACTTTTGGCAAGTTTGATGCGATCCTGCAACCTGGATGCCACTGCTTGCCATGGTGCCTAGGGCAGCAGATTGCTGGATATCTTTCTCTGCGTGTGCAGCAGCTTGACGTCCGATGCGAAACCAAGACCAAG GATAATGTCTTTGTCAACGTTGTGGCATCTGTGCAGTACCGTGCTCTTGCTGACAAGGCATCTGATGCCTTTTACAGGCTTAGCAACACCAGGGAGCAAATCCAGTCCTATGTCTTTGATG TGATCAGGGCTAGCGTTCCAAAGATGAACTTGGATGATGTATTTGAGCAGAAGAATGAAATAGCAAGGGCTGTGGAGGATGAACTTGAAAAG GCAATGTCTGCCTACGGGTACGAGATTGTGCAAACTCTGATTGTTGATATTGAGCCAGATGAACATGTGAAGAGAGCCATGAATGAGATCAATGCAG CTGCTAGGATGAGGTTGGCAGCCACTGAGAAAGCTGAGGCGGAAAAGATTCTGCAGATCAAGAGGGCTGAAGGTGAGGCAGAATCGAAATACTTGGCTGGTGTGGGTATTGCAAGGCAGCGCCAGGCCATAGTGGACGGGCTGAGAGACAGTGTTCTCGCCTTCTCTGAGAATGTGCCTGGGACCTCTTCGAAGGATGTCATGGATATGGTTTTGGTGACCCAGTACTTCGATACCATGAAGGACATTGGGGCCTCTTCCAAGTCTTCAGCAGTGTTCATCCCTCACGGGCCTGGCGCTGTCAAAGACATCGCTTCGCAGATACGAGATGGTCAGCTCCAGGGCAGGATGGTTTGA
- the LOC119294074 gene encoding protein PXR1-like, translated as MEATDATHPKEKKDKEHAREAKPAKEKKDKKEKKEKSKEGKEKKEKVGEVTDTAKLRAKLEKIDVKIDDLKAKKQEIVARLLELEGKAAEAAAPASG; from the exons ATGGAAGCTACAGATGCAACTCACCCCAAGGAGAAGAAGGACAAG GAACACGCCAGAGAGGCCAAACCGGCGAAGGAAAAGAAGGACAAGAAGGAGAAGAAAGAAAAGAGCAAGGAGGgcaaggaaaagaaagagaaggtcgGAGAGGTAACTGACACGGCCAAGCTGAGGGCAAAGCTAGAGAAGATCGATGTGAAAATCGACGACCTGAAGGCGAAGAAGCAGGAGATTGTGGCTCGACTCCTCGAGCTCGAGGGTAAGGCAGCAGAGGCTGCAGCACCAGCGAGCGGCTGA